One Nocardia farcinica genomic region harbors:
- the hpaE gene encoding 5-carboxymethyl-2-hydroxymuconate semialdehyde dehydrogenase, which yields MADSAGHHVPAELPDRIRHYIDGAFVDSVDGDTFDVLDPVTNETYVQAAAGKKADIDRAVAAARKAFTEGPWPRLLPRERSRVLHRIADLVESRDARLAELESFDSGLPITQALGQARRAAENFRFFADLIVAQSDDTYKVPGRQINYVNRKPIGVAGLITPWNTPFMLESWKLAPALATGNTVVLKPAEFTPLSASLWAGIFEEAGLPQGVFNLVNGLGEEAGDALVKHPEVPLISFTGESRTGQIIFANAAPHLKGLSMELGGKSPAVVFADADLDAAIDATIFGVFSLNGERCTAGSRILVQREIYDEFVERYAAQAERVKVGYPHDPATEVGALVHPEHYAKVTEYIEIGKSEARLVAGGDRPAEFPTGNFVRPTVFADVKPDARIFQEEIFGPVVAITPFDTEEEALELANGVKYGLAAYIWTNDLKRAHNFSQAVEAGMVWLNSNNVRDLRTPFGGVKASGLGHEGGYRSIDFYTDQQAVHITLGKVHNPTFGK from the coding sequence ATGGCCGACAGCGCAGGGCACCACGTCCCCGCCGAGTTGCCCGACCGCATCCGGCACTACATCGATGGCGCCTTCGTCGACTCCGTCGACGGCGACACCTTCGACGTGCTCGACCCGGTCACCAACGAGACCTATGTGCAGGCCGCGGCGGGCAAGAAGGCCGACATCGATCGCGCTGTCGCCGCCGCCCGCAAGGCCTTCACCGAGGGCCCGTGGCCGAGGTTGCTGCCGCGCGAGCGCTCCCGGGTGCTGCACCGCATCGCCGATCTGGTCGAGTCGCGCGACGCCCGGCTGGCCGAACTGGAGAGCTTCGACTCCGGGCTGCCCATCACCCAGGCGCTGGGCCAGGCCCGCCGCGCCGCGGAGAACTTCCGGTTCTTCGCCGACCTGATCGTGGCCCAGTCCGACGACACCTACAAGGTGCCCGGCCGCCAGATCAACTACGTCAACCGCAAGCCGATCGGCGTCGCGGGCCTGATCACGCCGTGGAACACCCCGTTCATGCTGGAGAGCTGGAAGCTGGCCCCCGCCTTGGCCACCGGCAACACCGTGGTGCTCAAGCCCGCGGAGTTCACCCCGCTGTCGGCCTCGCTGTGGGCGGGCATCTTCGAGGAGGCGGGCCTGCCGCAGGGCGTGTTCAACCTCGTCAACGGCCTCGGCGAGGAGGCGGGCGACGCGCTGGTGAAACACCCCGAGGTGCCGCTGATCTCGTTCACCGGCGAGAGCCGCACCGGCCAGATCATCTTCGCCAACGCCGCGCCCCACCTCAAGGGCCTGTCGATGGAGCTGGGCGGCAAGTCCCCCGCGGTGGTGTTCGCCGACGCGGATCTCGACGCCGCCATCGACGCCACCATCTTCGGCGTCTTCTCCCTCAACGGGGAACGCTGCACCGCGGGCAGCCGCATCCTGGTGCAGCGCGAGATCTACGACGAGTTCGTCGAGCGCTACGCCGCCCAGGCCGAGCGGGTGAAGGTCGGCTACCCGCACGATCCGGCCACCGAGGTCGGCGCGCTGGTGCACCCCGAGCACTACGCCAAGGTCACCGAGTACATCGAGATCGGCAAGAGCGAGGCGCGGCTGGTGGCCGGCGGCGACCGGCCCGCGGAGTTCCCGACCGGCAACTTCGTGCGCCCCACCGTGTTCGCCGACGTCAAGCCCGACGCCAGGATCTTCCAGGAGGAGATCTTCGGCCCGGTCGTGGCCATCACCCCCTTCGACACCGAGGAGGAGGCGCTCGAACTGGCCAACGGCGTGAAATACGGTCTGGCGGCCTACATCTGGACCAACGACCTCAAGCGCGCGCACAACTTCTCGCAGGCGGTGGAGGCGGGCATGGTCTGGCTCAACTCGAACAACGTGCGCGACCTGCGCACCCCGTTCGGCGGCGTGAAGGCCTCCGGCCTCGGCCACGAGGGCGGCTACCGCTCCATCGACTTCTACACCGACCAGCAGGCCGTGCACATCACCCTCGGCAAGGTGCACAACCCCACCTTCGGCAAGTGA
- a CDS encoding HpcH/HpaI aldolase family protein — MPLRLTPTFRDRLAAADRTLYGGWICSGSPVVAEIMAGAGLDWLLIDMEHAPNGLESVLAQLYAVSGYPSTPVVRVPEGETVIVKQVLDLGAQNILVPMISTPEQAADVAAMTRYPPVGRRGVGSALARSARWNRVEGYLRDDAEHVSLFVQIETAQGVENARAIAETPGVDGVFVGPSDLAASMGLIGQQTHPDVVAAVKRAFEGIAAAGKPVGVNAFDPAAAREYAAAGARFILVGADVALLARGSEQLAQTFIPSTDGSPGASY; from the coding sequence ATGCCGCTTCGTCTGACCCCGACCTTCCGCGATCGCCTGGCCGCCGCCGACCGCACCCTCTACGGCGGCTGGATCTGCTCGGGCTCCCCCGTCGTCGCCGAGATCATGGCCGGGGCAGGCCTGGACTGGCTGCTCATCGACATGGAGCACGCGCCCAACGGGCTGGAATCGGTACTGGCCCAGCTCTACGCGGTGTCCGGCTACCCGTCGACGCCGGTGGTGCGGGTGCCCGAGGGCGAGACGGTGATCGTCAAACAGGTGCTCGACCTGGGCGCCCAGAACATCCTGGTGCCGATGATCTCGACACCGGAGCAAGCCGCCGACGTCGCCGCGATGACCAGGTATCCCCCGGTCGGCAGGCGCGGGGTCGGCAGCGCCCTGGCCCGCTCGGCCCGCTGGAACCGGGTCGAGGGCTATCTGCGCGACGACGCCGAACATGTGTCGCTGTTCGTGCAGATCGAAACCGCCCAGGGCGTCGAGAACGCCCGCGCCATCGCCGAAACCCCCGGCGTGGACGGGGTTTTCGTGGGCCCGAGCGACCTGGCCGCCTCGATGGGACTGATCGGGCAGCAGACCCATCCCGACGTGGTGGCCGCCGTGAAGCGGGCCTTCGAAGGTATCGCCGCCGCGGGAAAACCCGTCGGCGTCAACGCCTTCGACCCCGCCGCCGCCCGTGAGTACGCGGCGGCGGGTGCCCGCTTCATCCTCGTCGGCGCCGACGTCGCGTTGCTCGCGCGCGGTTCGGAACAGCTGGCGCAGACCTTCATCCCCAGCACGGACGGCTCACCGGGCGCCTCCTACTGA
- the hpaD gene encoding 3,4-dihydroxyphenylacetate 2,3-dioxygenase yields the protein MSERTLTSSGFYVSQEAPIAAANPVPTPAAPPPDILRVAYAELVVTDLAASREFYVDVLGLTVTAEDEDAIYLRTLEEFIHHNLVLRRGPVAALAALSYRVRSPEDLDKAVAFYTELGCRVERRAEGFTKGIGDSVRVEDPLGFPYEFFHDTTHVERLAWRYDLYTPGALVRLDHFNQVTPDVPRAVKHYQDLGFRVTEDIQDQEGTTYAAWMRRKPTVHDTAATGGDGPRLHHVAFSTHEKHNILAICDKLGALRLSDRIERGPGRHGVSNAFYLYLRDPDGHRIEIYTQDYYTGDPDNPVVTWDVHDNQRRDWWGTPVVPSWYTDASLVLDLDGNPQPVVARKESSELEVTIGADGFSYTREQGQDDLPEWKKGEYKLGHQL from the coding sequence ATGAGCGAACGCACTCTCACCTCCTCCGGCTTCTACGTCAGCCAGGAAGCCCCCATCGCCGCGGCGAACCCGGTGCCCACCCCGGCCGCGCCGCCGCCGGACATCCTGCGCGTCGCCTACGCCGAACTCGTCGTCACCGATCTGGCCGCCTCCCGCGAGTTCTACGTCGACGTGCTCGGCCTGACCGTCACCGCCGAGGACGAGGACGCGATCTACCTGCGCACCCTCGAGGAGTTCATCCACCACAACCTGGTGCTGCGGCGCGGCCCGGTCGCGGCGCTGGCCGCGCTGTCCTACCGGGTGCGCAGCCCCGAGGACCTGGACAAGGCGGTGGCCTTCTACACCGAACTCGGCTGCCGGGTGGAGCGCCGCGCGGAGGGCTTCACCAAGGGCATCGGCGATTCGGTGCGGGTGGAGGACCCGCTGGGCTTCCCCTACGAGTTCTTCCACGACACCACCCACGTGGAGCGGCTGGCCTGGCGCTACGACCTCTACACTCCCGGCGCGCTGGTCCGCCTCGACCACTTCAACCAGGTGACCCCCGACGTGCCGCGCGCGGTGAAGCACTACCAGGACCTGGGTTTCCGGGTCACCGAGGACATCCAGGACCAGGAGGGCACCACCTACGCGGCCTGGATGCGGCGCAAGCCGACCGTGCACGACACCGCCGCGACCGGCGGCGACGGCCCGCGCCTGCACCACGTCGCCTTCTCCACCCACGAGAAGCACAACATCCTGGCGATCTGCGACAAGCTCGGTGCGCTGCGCCTGTCGGACCGCATCGAGCGCGGCCCCGGCCGCCACGGCGTCTCCAACGCCTTCTACCTGTACCTGCGCGACCCCGACGGCCACCGCATCGAGATCTACACCCAGGACTACTACACCGGCGACCCCGACAACCCCGTGGTCACCTGGGACGTGCACGACAACCAGCGCCGCGACTGGTGGGGCACCCCCGTGGTGCCGTCCTGGTACACCGACGCCTCGCTGGTGCTCGACCTCGACGGCAACCCGCAGCCGGTGGTGGCGCGCAAGGAATCCAGTGAACTCGAGGTCACCATCGGCGCCGACGGCTTCTCCTACACCCGGGAGCAGGGCCAGGACGACCTGCCCGAGTGGAAGAAGGGCGAATACAAGCTGGGCCACCAGCTCTAG
- a CDS encoding fumarylacetoacetate hydrolase family protein encodes MTAPSANHLVAGLPSVPGKIIAVHLSYASRATQRGRTPAAPSYFFKPASSLAESGATIERPAGTELLAFEGEVALVIGTPARHVALADAWSHVAWVTAANDWGLYDLRAADKGSNVRNKGRDGYTPLGPRLIDARTVDPAALRVRTWRNGELVQDDTTAGMIFPLAQFVADLSQHLTLEPGDVILTGTPAGSSVARPGDVIEVEVDAPTTAGAPTSGRLVTEVVEGRGDFDPALGSLPAVDDRQREEAWGSRAAAGLPEQTTGLSPELREKLMTAPVAGLSQALRKRGLNNVAIDGVHAMRPGTKLVGTAKTLRFVPNREDLFRSHGGGYNAQKRAFDAVAPGEVIVIEARGERGSGTLGDVLALRAKARGAAGIVTDGGVRDYAAVAEIGVPVFSQGPHPAVLGRKHVPWEVDVAVACGGATVLPGDVIVGDDDGVIVIPADIAEEVADAALAQETEDAWVAEQVAAGHPVDGLFPMNAQWRARYEEVRRGAEQ; translated from the coding sequence ATGACCGCGCCGAGCGCGAATCACCTGGTCGCAGGGCTGCCGTCGGTGCCGGGCAAGATCATCGCGGTCCACCTCAGCTATGCGTCGCGCGCCACACAGCGCGGCCGCACCCCCGCCGCGCCGTCCTACTTCTTCAAGCCCGCCAGCTCGCTCGCCGAGTCCGGCGCCACGATCGAGCGGCCCGCGGGCACCGAGTTGCTGGCCTTCGAAGGTGAGGTCGCCCTGGTGATCGGCACGCCGGCGCGGCACGTCGCACTGGCCGACGCCTGGTCGCACGTCGCCTGGGTGACCGCCGCCAACGACTGGGGCCTCTACGACCTGCGCGCCGCGGACAAGGGCTCCAATGTGCGCAACAAGGGCCGCGACGGCTACACCCCGCTCGGGCCGCGCCTGATCGACGCCCGCACGGTCGACCCGGCCGCCCTGCGCGTACGGACCTGGCGCAACGGCGAATTGGTGCAGGACGACACCACCGCCGGGATGATCTTCCCGCTCGCGCAGTTCGTCGCCGACCTGTCCCAGCATCTGACCCTCGAACCGGGCGACGTGATCCTGACCGGTACCCCGGCCGGATCGTCGGTCGCCCGGCCCGGCGACGTGATCGAGGTGGAGGTGGACGCCCCGACCACCGCGGGCGCGCCGACGAGCGGACGGCTGGTGACCGAGGTCGTCGAGGGCCGCGGCGATTTCGATCCCGCGCTGGGCTCGCTGCCCGCGGTGGACGATCGCCAGCGCGAGGAGGCGTGGGGATCGCGTGCCGCCGCGGGCCTGCCCGAGCAGACGACCGGCCTGTCCCCCGAACTCCGCGAGAAGCTCATGACCGCACCGGTCGCCGGCCTGTCGCAGGCGCTGCGCAAGCGCGGCCTGAACAACGTCGCCATCGACGGCGTGCACGCCATGCGCCCGGGCACCAAGCTCGTCGGCACCGCGAAAACCCTGCGCTTCGTGCCGAATCGGGAAGACCTGTTCCGCAGTCACGGCGGCGGCTACAACGCGCAGAAGCGTGCCTTCGACGCGGTCGCGCCGGGCGAGGTGATCGTCATCGAGGCGCGCGGCGAACGCGGCTCGGGCACCCTCGGCGACGTGCTCGCCCTGCGCGCCAAGGCACGCGGCGCGGCGGGCATCGTCACCGACGGCGGTGTGCGCGACTACGCGGCCGTCGCCGAGATCGGCGTCCCGGTGTTCAGCCAGGGCCCGCACCCGGCGGTGCTCGGGCGCAAGCACGTCCCGTGGGAGGTCGACGTCGCGGTCGCCTGCGGCGGCGCCACCGTGCTGCCCGGTGACGTGATCGTCGGCGACGACGACGGCGTCATCGTCATCCCGGCCGACATCGCCGAGGAGGTCGCCGACGCGGCGCTGGCGCAGGAGACCGAGGACGCCTGGGTCGCCGAGCAGGTCGCCGCCGGTCATCCCGTCGACGGGCTGTTCCCGATGAACGCGCAGTGGCGCGCCCGCTACGAGGAGGTGCGCCGAGGTGCCGAGCAATGA
- a CDS encoding NAD-dependent succinate-semialdehyde dehydrogenase, with protein MTDREGALLATAPHQLFIGGEWVDATGGATFAVHDPATGEIVREVADATAEDAVRALDAAVAAQESWAATAPRTRSEILRRAWELVQERAEDLALLMTLEMGKPLAEARGEVTYGGEFLRWFSEEAVRIHGRYGLNPEGTGQMIVSQRPVGPCYFITPWNFPFAMATRKIAPALAAGCTVVVKPPQLTPLTTLFFTGLLAEAGLPAGVVNVVTSTSSRRVSAPIIADSRLRKLSFTGSTEVGRQLIAQAADNVLRVSMELGGNAPFVVFEDADLDKAVEGALAAKFRNIGQACTAANRFIVHEQVAEEFAARVTERVAAMKIGRGTEDGVTIGPLIDDDAVAKAHELVTDATARGAVVRTGGERIDGPGSFYRPTVLTGVTEGSAILREEIFGPVLAIATFTTEDEAVRLANNTEYGLVSYVYTRDLARGHRMIDKLETGMMGLNAGVVSNAAAPFGGVKQSGVGREGGFEGIHEFLSTKYTLIPAS; from the coding sequence GTGACCGATCGCGAGGGCGCGCTGCTTGCCACCGCGCCGCACCAATTGTTCATCGGCGGCGAATGGGTCGACGCCACCGGCGGCGCCACCTTCGCGGTGCACGATCCCGCCACCGGCGAGATCGTGCGCGAGGTCGCCGACGCCACCGCAGAGGACGCCGTGCGCGCCCTCGACGCCGCCGTCGCCGCCCAGGAGTCGTGGGCGGCCACCGCTCCGCGCACTCGCAGCGAGATCCTGCGCCGCGCCTGGGAACTCGTGCAGGAGCGGGCCGAGGACCTGGCGCTGCTGATGACCCTGGAGATGGGCAAGCCGCTGGCCGAGGCGCGCGGTGAGGTCACCTACGGTGGCGAGTTCCTGCGCTGGTTCAGCGAAGAGGCGGTGCGCATCCACGGCCGCTACGGGCTCAATCCCGAGGGCACCGGGCAGATGATCGTCTCCCAGCGCCCGGTCGGGCCCTGCTACTTCATCACGCCCTGGAACTTCCCGTTCGCGATGGCGACCCGCAAGATCGCCCCCGCCCTGGCCGCGGGCTGCACGGTGGTGGTGAAGCCACCCCAGCTCACCCCGCTGACCACCCTGTTCTTCACCGGTCTGCTCGCCGAGGCCGGGCTGCCCGCGGGCGTGGTGAACGTGGTGACATCCACGTCCTCGCGGCGGGTGTCGGCGCCGATCATCGCCGACTCCCGGCTGCGCAAACTCTCCTTCACCGGCTCGACGGAGGTCGGCAGGCAGCTCATCGCCCAGGCCGCCGACAACGTGCTGCGGGTGTCGATGGAGCTCGGCGGCAACGCGCCGTTCGTGGTGTTCGAGGACGCCGACCTGGACAAGGCCGTCGAGGGCGCGCTGGCGGCCAAGTTCCGCAACATCGGCCAGGCCTGCACGGCCGCCAACCGGTTCATCGTGCACGAACAGGTGGCCGAGGAGTTCGCCGCGCGGGTCACCGAACGGGTCGCGGCCATGAAGATCGGCCGCGGCACCGAGGACGGCGTCACCATCGGTCCGCTCATCGATGACGACGCCGTCGCCAAGGCCCACGAATTGGTCACCGACGCCACCGCCCGCGGCGCGGTGGTGCGCACCGGCGGCGAACGGATCGACGGCCCGGGCAGCTTCTACCGGCCCACCGTGCTCACCGGCGTCACCGAGGGCAGTGCGATCCTGCGCGAGGAGATCTTCGGCCCGGTGCTGGCCATCGCCACCTTCACCACCGAGGACGAGGCGGTGCGCCTGGCCAACAACACCGAATACGGCCTGGTGTCCTACGTCTACACCCGGGACCTGGCCCGCGGCCACCGCATGATCGACAAGCTCGAGACCGGCATGATGGGCCTCAACGCCGGCGTCGTCTCCAACGCCGCCGCCCCCTTCGGCGGCGTCAAACAGTCCGGCGTCGGCCGCGAGGGCGGCTTCGAGGGCATTCACGAATTCCTCTCCACGAAATACACGCTGATCCCCGCCAGCTAG
- a CDS encoding MFS transporter, producing MSSVLPQATDVDRRRVALATVVGTAVEWYDYFVYAAAAGLVFGTLFFEPAGPGFGTILSFLTVGISFLFRPLGAFLAGHFGDKVGRRPVLVTTLILMGTATALIGLLPTYEAIGIGAPLLLVLLRVLQGVSAGGEWGGAVLMAVEHAPRHRRGLFGAMPQIGVPIGLLLASAMMASMDALFPGEAFLDWGWRIPFLFSVVLIAVGAWVRRRVEESPVFAEIAERKEQTKAPVVDLFARFTPLVLLSALVFAGNSTVGYMTTGGYIQGYATNAEGLALDRGPVLWAVTASSVSWLLATFAAGWISDAIGRRATYIIGWCLQGVFVLTLFPLVNTGEVVLLGAGLVLLTLGLGFTYGAQSAWYTELFPASVRFSGVSISYAIGSIVGGAFAPTIAQWIQQSTGSSANVAYYLLAMTGVGLVGTVLLRDRKGIDLSPSNEAQQQTGIYAWEK from the coding sequence ATGTCCTCGGTTCTTCCCCAGGCCACCGACGTCGACCGCAGGCGGGTGGCACTGGCCACCGTCGTCGGTACGGCGGTGGAGTGGTACGATTACTTCGTCTATGCCGCGGCCGCCGGCCTCGTGTTCGGCACGTTGTTCTTCGAACCCGCCGGTCCCGGCTTCGGCACCATCCTGTCCTTCCTCACGGTCGGCATCAGCTTCCTGTTCCGGCCGTTGGGGGCCTTCCTCGCCGGGCACTTCGGCGACAAGGTCGGCCGCCGCCCGGTGCTGGTCACCACGCTGATCCTGATGGGCACCGCCACCGCCCTGATCGGCTTGCTGCCCACCTATGAGGCCATCGGTATCGGCGCACCGCTGCTGCTGGTACTGCTGCGCGTGCTGCAGGGCGTCTCGGCCGGTGGCGAGTGGGGCGGTGCGGTGCTGATGGCCGTCGAGCACGCGCCACGACACCGGCGCGGCCTGTTCGGCGCGATGCCCCAGATCGGTGTCCCCATCGGGCTGCTGCTGGCCAGCGCCATGATGGCGAGCATGGACGCGCTGTTCCCCGGTGAGGCGTTCCTGGACTGGGGCTGGCGCATCCCGTTCCTGTTCTCGGTGGTGCTGATCGCGGTCGGCGCCTGGGTGCGCAGGCGGGTCGAGGAGAGCCCGGTGTTCGCCGAGATCGCCGAGCGCAAGGAGCAGACCAAGGCTCCGGTGGTCGACCTGTTCGCTCGCTTCACCCCGCTGGTGCTGCTCTCGGCGCTGGTCTTCGCGGGCAACTCCACCGTCGGGTACATGACCACCGGCGGCTACATCCAGGGCTACGCCACCAACGCCGAGGGCCTGGCCCTCGACCGCGGTCCCGTGCTGTGGGCCGTGACGGCCTCGTCGGTGAGCTGGCTGCTGGCCACCTTCGCCGCGGGGTGGATCTCCGACGCCATCGGCCGCCGCGCCACCTACATCATCGGCTGGTGCCTGCAGGGTGTGTTCGTGCTGACGCTGTTCCCGCTGGTCAACACCGGTGAGGTGGTGCTGCTCGGCGCCGGGCTGGTGCTGCTGACGCTCGGCCTCGGGTTCACCTACGGCGCCCAATCGGCCTGGTACACCGAACTTTTCCCGGCCTCGGTGCGGTTCTCCGGCGTGTCGATCTCGTACGCGATCGGCTCGATCGTCGGCGGCGCCTTCGCGCCCACCATCGCCCAGTGGATCCAGCAGTCGACCGGCTCCTCGGCCAATGTCGCCTACTACCTGCTGGCGATGACCGGTGTCGGGCTGGTGGGCACGGTGCTGCTGCGCGATCGCAAGGGCATCGACCTGAGCCCGTCCAACGAGGCTCAGCAACAGACCGGCATCTACGCCTGGGAGAAGTGA
- the hpaH gene encoding 2-oxo-hept-4-ene-1,7-dioate hydratase — MALDADTITAIADELAAAERDRTTVPLLTARHPGMTIEDSYAVQNEWRRRGIAAGRKLVGRKIGLTSKVMQAATGITEPDYGAIFADAVFDNGSVIEHGQFSNVRIEVELAFVLAEPLTGPDVTVFDVLRATEYVVPALEILSSRIELAGRTIVDTISDNAAFAGLVYGGNPVRPGEVDLRWVSALLYRNETIEESGVAAAVLNHPATGVAWLANKLHQHGDRLEAGEIVLAGSFTRPMWVEPGDTVLADYGPLGTISCRFV; from the coding sequence ATGGCGCTGGACGCCGACACCATCACCGCGATCGCCGACGAGCTGGCCGCGGCCGAACGCGACCGCACCACGGTGCCGCTGCTCACCGCACGGCACCCGGGCATGACGATCGAGGATTCCTACGCGGTGCAGAACGAGTGGCGCCGCCGCGGGATCGCCGCGGGCCGAAAACTGGTGGGCCGCAAGATCGGGCTCACCAGCAAGGTGATGCAGGCCGCGACCGGCATCACCGAGCCCGACTACGGCGCCATCTTCGCCGACGCGGTGTTCGACAACGGGTCGGTGATCGAGCACGGCCAGTTCTCCAACGTGCGCATCGAGGTGGAGCTCGCCTTCGTCCTCGCCGAGCCGTTGACCGGCCCGGACGTGACGGTGTTCGACGTCCTGCGCGCCACCGAGTACGTGGTGCCCGCGCTGGAGATCCTGTCCTCGCGCATCGAGCTGGCCGGACGCACCATCGTCGACACCATCAGCGACAACGCCGCGTTCGCCGGGCTGGTCTACGGCGGCAACCCGGTGCGGCCCGGCGAGGTCGATCTGCGCTGGGTCTCGGCGTTGCTCTACCGCAACGAGACCATCGAGGAGTCCGGCGTCGCCGCCGCGGTGCTCAACCATCCGGCCACCGGGGTGGCGTGGCTGGCGAACAAGCTGCACCAGCACGGCGACCGGCTCGAGGCCGGGGAGATCGTGCTGGCCGGCTCCTTCACCCGCCCCATGTGGGTCGAGCCGGGTGACACCGTGCTCGCCGACTACGGACCGTTGGGAACGATCTCATGCCGCTTCGTCTGA
- a CDS encoding GntR family transcriptional regulator — MTETHSKTETPSKTETPNKTETQSKSQRAYEWIHARIADRRFVPGYRLVLGSIAESLGMSVVPVREAIRRLEAEGLVEFERNVGARVAQIDQAEYLHTMQTLGVVEGVATALAVPHLSEADLDRAAAVNARLRALLDDFDPHLFTRINEQFHSVLFEPCPNPHIRDLVHRGWTRMSGLRSSSFAFVPQRARESVDEHEHILDLIRRRADPLEIEMAARQHRWRTMNAYLGQYEPGAHRTGDTD, encoded by the coding sequence GTGACCGAGACGCACAGCAAGACCGAGACCCCGAGCAAGACCGAGACCCCGAACAAGACCGAGACGCAGAGCAAATCCCAGCGTGCCTACGAGTGGATCCACGCCCGCATCGCCGACCGCAGGTTCGTCCCGGGTTACCGGCTCGTCCTCGGCTCGATCGCCGAATCCCTCGGCATGAGCGTGGTGCCGGTGCGTGAGGCCATCCGGCGGCTCGAGGCGGAGGGGCTGGTCGAGTTCGAACGCAATGTCGGCGCCCGGGTCGCCCAGATCGATCAGGCCGAATACCTGCACACCATGCAGACTCTCGGCGTGGTGGAGGGGGTGGCCACCGCGTTGGCGGTGCCGCACCTGAGCGAGGCCGATCTCGACCGGGCCGCCGCGGTGAACGCCCGGCTGCGCGCGCTGCTCGACGACTTCGACCCGCACCTGTTCACCCGGATCAACGAACAGTTCCACAGCGTGCTGTTCGAGCCGTGCCCGAACCCGCACATTCGCGACCTGGTGCACCGCGGCTGGACGCGCATGTCCGGGCTGCGGTCCTCGTCCTTCGCCTTCGTCCCGCAGCGGGCGCGCGAATCGGTCGACGAGCACGAGCACATCCTCGACCTCATCCGCCGCCGAGCCGATCCACTCGAGATCGAGATGGCCGCGCGTCAGCACCGCTGGCGCACCATGAACGCCTATCTCGGCCAGTACGAACCCGGTGCCCACCGCACCGGCGACACCGACTGA